A part of Parvimonas micra genomic DNA contains:
- a CDS encoding CD1107 family mobile element protein — MKTSLKKNNKFWTVALAVIVSISCILGLWTVVYAQEQKSEAPTKNEAVQMEVEVNVRYIFEDEKVFKEEKIKAEKGQLIDSGDLPMLPDDMKFIDEFLFYEVKGDGKDEIIRKITKIEVKNKETQTEEEKLQQDKSTQTEDKKTKDKSTQTELSKEDISKMEKQAKELKGELDKLNGEIKDKDKLSDKQKEKIKALEDEIDSLKEKLKKEKDNKDLSSDIKKEMDKLNEKIKDLEKKANEVNKAPASSNVVTPIPPNSSIKTSAGNSQPLVNTGKGSEPKASFGNTAKDENTKQSKDKEKEIRYPNKLTAKTPANNNSQDSAMDGTSKSANTNKGVASAPSKARGSVTENKDNANKEYPIHHSDDKDNKETDKYSADARQFITFQTKNGKTFYLIINHDEDSENVMLLTEVSEDDLLNMVEKKEAPKQEVVKEEPVKEEVKPEKKDEKSNLGTYIILLLVVGGALGAGYYFKVVKKKEDKELEALEEEDDDFFSEAESEEEINDADEVEDEE, encoded by the coding sequence ATGAAAACCAGTTTGAAAAAGAATAATAAGTTTTGGACGGTAGCACTTGCGGTAATTGTAAGTATTAGTTGTATTTTAGGTCTTTGGACGGTTGTTTATGCACAGGAGCAAAAATCTGAAGCTCCAACAAAAAACGAAGCTGTTCAAATGGAAGTTGAAGTAAATGTAAGGTATATCTTTGAAGATGAAAAGGTCTTTAAGGAAGAAAAGATAAAGGCTGAGAAAGGACAACTTATTGATAGCGGAGATCTTCCAATGCTCCCAGATGATATGAAATTCATTGATGAATTTCTGTTTTATGAGGTAAAGGGAGATGGAAAAGATGAGATTATCCGTAAGATAACAAAGATAGAGGTTAAGAATAAGGAAACGCAGACGGAAGAAGAAAAGCTACAGCAGGACAAAAGCACTCAGACGGAAGATAAAAAGACGAAAGATAAGTCAACGCAGACAGAGCTTTCCAAAGAGGATATTTCCAAGATGGAAAAGCAGGCAAAAGAACTTAAAGGGGAGCTTGATAAGCTAAATGGTGAGATTAAGGATAAAGATAAGTTAAGCGATAAGCAGAAGGAAAAAATCAAAGCTCTTGAAGATGAAATTGATAGCCTGAAAGAAAAACTGAAAAAAGAAAAGGATAACAAAGATTTATCTTCTGATATTAAAAAGGAAATGGACAAGCTAAATGAAAAGATTAAAGATCTTGAAAAAAAGGCTAATGAAGTGAATAAAGCTCCGGCATCATCTAATGTTGTTACACCAATTCCACCAAATAGCAGTATAAAAACAAGTGCAGGAAATTCTCAGCCACTTGTAAATACAGGTAAGGGAAGTGAACCAAAGGCAAGTTTTGGAAATACTGCAAAAGATGAAAATACTAAACAATCAAAAGATAAAGAAAAGGAAATTCGTTATCCTAATAAGCTGACAGCTAAAACGCCTGCTAACAATAACAGCCAAGATTCAGCTATGGATGGCACAAGTAAGAGTGCAAATACCAATAAGGGAGTAGCTTCTGCACCGTCTAAGGCAAGAGGAAGTGTTACGGAAAATAAGGATAATGCAAATAAGGAATATCCGATTCATCATAGCGATGATAAGGATAATAAAGAAACTGATAAATATTCGGCTGATGCAAGACAGTTTATTACCTTTCAGACTAAAAATGGTAAGACCTTTTATTTAATCATCAATCATGATGAAGATAGTGAGAATGTAATGCTTCTTACGGAAGTATCTGAAGATGATTTGCTTAATATGGTGGAGAAAAAAGAAGCACCAAAGCAGGAAGTAGTAAAAGAAGAACCTGTTAAGGAAGAAGTGAAGCCTGAGAAGAAGGACGAAAAGAGTAATTTAGGAACCTATATTATTTTGCTTCTTGTAGTAGGTGGTGCATTAGGAGCAGGCTACTATTTTAAGGTTGTGAAAAAGAAAGAAGATAAAGAACTTGAAGCCTTAGAGGAGGAAGATGATGATTTCTTTTCTGAAGCTGAAAGCGAGGAAGAAATAAATGATGCAGATGAAGTAGAAGATGAAGAATAA
- a CDS encoding DNA topoisomerase 3 → MKLVIAEKPSVAISIAKVIGANKKKDGYYEGNGYRVSWCVGHLIQMANPDAYDEKYAKWNMADLPIIPSDYKYEVAKATKKQFNILKKLMNDKEVDTVINACDAGREGESIFRLVYNQVNCKKKMKRLWISSMEDSAIKEGFDNLTDGKDYDNLFESAQARAIADWLVGMNISRLYSCLYQQNYSVGRVQTPTLAMIVKRDDEIANYQKEKYYTVELSTNGFTLSTDRIDDEVAAEQLLNLVGDKIEITDVIQKEKITKPDLPFDLTTLQRECNKYFGYSAKQTLDYAQSLYEKKLITYPRTDSRCLTEDMIVSTVNNILGKNDFDTERIKVVFDSKKVTDHHAIIPTVSSLSEALSGIPESEAKVYRLISNKLHASVGYPLIENTTKIIAEFDGFKFTSSGKVIKDEGFSKYLKEYKSKKNEDVELPNVNVDDVLSIENKEIKEKFTQPPKHFTEDTLLKSMEIAGNDALEKGVEVERKGLGTPATRAGIIENLIFKRFVERDKKNLIATHKGISLVTIVADTFKSAETTAKWEMELSDIAQGKSSKKEFLDAIENEIKEAVLTYRK, encoded by the coding sequence ATGAAGTTAGTTATTGCAGAAAAGCCGAGTGTTGCAATCTCCATTGCAAAGGTTATTGGAGCAAATAAAAAGAAAGACGGATATTATGAAGGAAACGGATATAGGGTAAGCTGGTGCGTTGGACACCTAATTCAAATGGCAAATCCGGATGCTTATGATGAAAAGTACGCCAAGTGGAATATGGCTGATTTACCGATTATTCCGAGCGACTACAAGTATGAAGTAGCAAAGGCAACCAAGAAGCAGTTTAACATCCTTAAAAAGCTGATGAATGATAAGGAGGTTGATACGGTTATCAATGCGTGCGATGCAGGGCGTGAGGGAGAAAGTATTTTTAGACTTGTATATAATCAAGTGAATTGTAAAAAGAAGATGAAACGCCTTTGGATTTCTTCAATGGAAGATAGTGCCATTAAAGAGGGTTTTGATAACCTAACAGACGGAAAAGACTATGATAATCTCTTTGAATCGGCACAGGCAAGAGCTATTGCGGATTGGTTAGTCGGAATGAATATTAGTAGGCTCTACTCTTGCCTGTATCAGCAAAATTACAGTGTTGGCAGAGTGCAGACACCTACCCTTGCCATGATTGTAAAAAGAGATGATGAGATAGCAAATTATCAGAAAGAAAAATATTACACAGTAGAGCTTTCTACAAATGGTTTTACACTATCAACGGATAGAATTGATGATGAAGTTGCTGCTGAACAGCTCTTAAATTTAGTAGGCGATAAGATTGAAATAACCGATGTCATTCAGAAAGAAAAGATTACTAAACCTGATTTACCCTTTGACCTTACAACACTTCAAAGAGAGTGCAATAAGTATTTCGGATATAGTGCTAAACAGACACTTGATTATGCCCAAAGCCTTTATGAGAAAAAGCTCATCACCTATCCAAGAACAGACAGCAGATGTTTAACGGAAGATATGATTGTAAGTACGGTTAATAACATTTTGGGTAAAAATGACTTTGATACAGAGCGTATTAAGGTAGTATTTGATTCTAAAAAGGTTACAGATCATCACGCTATTATTCCGACAGTAAGCTCACTGAGTGAAGCTTTATCGGGCATTCCTGAGAGTGAAGCAAAGGTATATAGGCTTATTTCTAATAAGCTTCACGCAAGCGTAGGCTATCCTTTAATTGAGAATACAACAAAGATTATAGCTGAATTTGATGGCTTTAAATTTACAAGTTCAGGTAAGGTAATTAAGGATGAAGGCTTTAGCAAATACCTTAAAGAGTATAAGTCCAAGAAGAATGAGGATGTAGAACTTCCTAATGTAAATGTTGATGATGTTTTAAGCATTGAAAATAAAGAGATTAAAGAAAAATTTACCCAACCTCCGAAACACTTTACTGAAGATACGCTCTTAAAGTCTATGGAGATTGCGGGAAATGATGCCTTAGAAAAAGGTGTAGAGGTGGAAAGAAAAGGTCTTGGCACTCCGGCAACAAGGGCAGGAATTATTGAAAATCTAATCTTTAAGAGATTTGTCGAAAGAGATAAGAAGAATCTAATTGCAACGCATAAGGGAATCAGCCTTGTAACGATTGTAGCAGATACCTTTAAGTCGGCAGAAACGACAGCAAAGTGGGAAATGGAATTATCGGATATTGCTCAGGGTAAATCCTCTAAGAAAGAATTTTTAGATGCGATTGAAAATGAGATAAAAGAAGCGGTTTTGACATATCGCAAGTAA
- a CDS encoding RNA-binding domain-containing protein → MAIKNQDYIKNLIRELISLPSETEWVEFKHNNDEPQMIGEYISALGNSATLWGRPKAYLLWGIDDNTHKIVGTTFDYRESKKGSEELEAWLSRMTNPRIDFRFYKTEIEDKNVVLLEIPCAEKQPIKFSGEEYIRIGTNKKKLKEYPDKERSLWAAFDTTPFELRNAKDNISFHEVLDVLNVAGYYEKMGFALPQNNNKILDDFTNEKFIKRNDSGSYDITNLGALLISKDLKNFESLAHKSIRVIWYKENNRLDTIREKVFSEGYAISYEEIVDYVLTVIPQEEIIEDSIRKTKLGYPEIAIRELIANIMIHQAIEQKGTSPMVELFKDRIEFSNAGSPLVSIDRIVDTVPISRNENLAGFMHKCGICEERGSGFDKIVYATSKNSMLAPKIENQSDKFTKVTLYLKAPFDLISKEDRIRTCYMQACFVYVNGESITNNSLRELFDISDKDKYKASRIIKDTLEAKLIKPVDENTAPRYMKYIPFWA, encoded by the coding sequence ATGGCAATAAAAAATCAAGATTATATAAAAAATTTAATCAGAGAGTTGATTTCTTTGCCAAGTGAAACAGAATGGGTTGAATTTAAGCATAATAACGATGAACCTCAGATGATAGGTGAGTATATTTCTGCTTTGGGCAATTCTGCAACTTTATGGGGAAGACCTAAAGCATATTTACTCTGGGGTATTGATGATAATACACATAAAATTGTAGGAACTACATTTGATTATAGGGAGAGTAAAAAAGGTTCGGAAGAACTTGAAGCATGGTTATCTCGAATGACAAATCCAAGAATAGACTTCAGATTTTATAAAACAGAAATTGAGGATAAAAATGTAGTATTACTCGAAATTCCATGTGCAGAAAAGCAGCCAATTAAGTTTTCAGGTGAAGAGTATATTAGAATTGGAACAAATAAGAAGAAGTTGAAAGAATATCCTGATAAAGAGAGATCTCTATGGGCAGCTTTTGATACAACTCCGTTTGAATTAAGAAATGCAAAAGATAATATTTCGTTTCATGAGGTGTTAGATGTACTGAATGTAGCGGGATATTATGAAAAGATGGGGTTTGCATTACCACAAAATAACAATAAAATATTGGATGATTTTACTAATGAAAAGTTTATAAAAAGAAATGATTCCGGAAGCTATGATATTACTAATTTAGGAGCATTACTTATTTCAAAAGATTTAAAGAATTTTGAGAGTTTAGCTCATAAATCTATAAGAGTAATTTGGTATAAAGAGAACAATAGACTTGACACAATACGGGAAAAAGTATTTAGTGAAGGTTATGCTATTTCATATGAGGAAATTGTAGATTATGTTTTGACTGTCATTCCACAGGAAGAGATAATTGAAGACTCTATAAGAAAAACTAAGTTGGGTTATCCGGAGATAGCCATTCGTGAGTTAATTGCCAATATCATGATTCATCAAGCTATTGAACAAAAAGGGACAAGTCCTATGGTTGAGTTATTCAAAGATAGGATAGAATTTTCAAATGCAGGTTCGCCATTGGTTTCGATAGACCGCATTGTTGATACAGTTCCGATTTCAAGAAATGAAAATCTTGCGGGATTTATGCACAAATGTGGGATTTGTGAAGAAAGAGGAAGTGGTTTTGATAAGATAGTATATGCGACAAGTAAGAATTCTATGCTTGCTCCTAAAATCGAAAATCAAAGTGATAAATTCACAAAAGTAACTCTCTATTTGAAAGCTCCTTTTGACTTGATTAGTAAAGAAGATAGAATAAGAACTTGTTATATGCAGGCTTGCTTTGTCTATGTCAATGGAGAGAGCATAACGAATAATTCGCTCAGAGAATTATTTGATATAAGTGATAAAGATAAATATAAAGCATCGAGGATAATTAAAGATACATTAGAAGCCAAACTTATTAAGCCAGTTGATGAAAATACAGCTCCGAGATATATGAAGTATATTCCTTTTTGGGCTTGA
- a CDS encoding CHAP domain-containing protein, producing the protein MGKKLKKDFKERHKASIEKEMLHSKTDTIPEESKLKHNDDYRGKIVHEKDRFQDKVHKKISKINADNEKDYGNSKRNAKYRVSDKGSITSVTETGRVDYVTEVKDGKIYDHLGKDLDNDGIIDRYDNDFRDSDYFESTYDVEDNLHHKAENTNSFSKSQKAQKKNYKRKNYTESLYTRKKDDVLKENKPEDKKTGKDTISEKEHSSLSKDQKKKVKKDMVKVSALSGLAKGSETVRDYLSHGSDENKGVEAGEKTADTSSKLIHGIKNYSDKKRAKRGYDLTNKDYKIRKRKSKLEFRDAKKELKKTDEYKRASAYKRFQKKNQVKAAISRENKSRLRDRIKEGLIGTLKSSKDMIIRKAKGLMLIFIGIIILGTFVINFAGTGMIGFMNSTSSVLTTSYLSKPNVLSEINQKFSDMEGKLQSEVDHVKENYPGYDEYILNNTEYIGHNVHELLSYITSRCGEVKSVSEVESILKELFESMYDLEYREEIEIRYRTVTKTYTDEDGNEYTESHEEPYEYKKLIVTLHKKEMDSIIRKVFANYPDNLKHYEALFLAQGNMGEAFGNSDLISANGGIGGGKEYEASTEVQKKIVNAAYITPSPGAGWCAMWVSQVYQNAGLGYIGGNACDMYRNYTFTSDRSKLKVGMLVAVESSSSGSSAGLTYGHVGIYIGDGKVIDNIGRIRVTTLDDWIATFCKHHPVGFGFPPNVKK; encoded by the coding sequence ATGGGAAAGAAGCTGAAAAAGGACTTTAAGGAAAGGCACAAGGCAAGCATTGAAAAAGAAATGCTCCATAGTAAAACAGATACGATACCTGAAGAAAGTAAGCTAAAACATAACGATGATTACAGAGGAAAAATCGTTCATGAGAAAGATAGATTTCAGGATAAGGTTCATAAAAAGATAAGCAAGATAAATGCTGATAATGAAAAGGATTATGGAAATTCCAAGAGAAACGCAAAATATAGAGTTTCAGATAAGGGGAGCATAACTTCTGTAACTGAAACTGGAAGAGTGGATTATGTTACAGAGGTTAAGGATGGGAAAATCTATGATCATTTAGGAAAAGACCTTGATAATGATGGGATTATAGACAGATACGATAATGACTTTAGGGATAGCGACTATTTTGAGTCAACCTATGATGTCGAGGATAATCTTCATCATAAAGCAGAAAATACAAATAGTTTCTCAAAAAGCCAAAAAGCTCAAAAGAAAAATTATAAGAGAAAAAACTATACCGAAAGCCTTTATACAAGGAAAAAGGATGATGTGTTAAAGGAGAATAAGCCTGAAGATAAAAAGACTGGAAAAGATACTATAAGCGAAAAAGAACATAGCAGTCTTTCAAAAGACCAGAAGAAAAAGGTCAAAAAGGATATGGTAAAGGTATCTGCCCTGTCAGGACTTGCCAAAGGAAGTGAAACCGTAAGAGATTACCTTTCTCATGGAAGTGATGAAAATAAAGGGGTAGAAGCAGGAGAAAAGACAGCAGATACAAGCTCAAAACTCATTCATGGCATAAAGAATTACTCGGATAAGAAAAGAGCTAAAAGAGGCTATGACCTTACAAATAAGGACTATAAAATCAGAAAGCGTAAGTCAAAGTTGGAATTTCGTGATGCCAAAAAGGAACTGAAAAAGACGGATGAGTATAAAAGAGCAAGTGCATATAAAAGATTTCAAAAGAAAAATCAGGTAAAGGCAGCAATTTCTCGTGAGAATAAGTCAAGGCTTAGAGATCGAATTAAAGAGGGACTTATCGGAACACTGAAAAGCTCAAAGGATATGATTATCCGAAAAGCAAAAGGACTAATGCTTATTTTCATAGGTATCATTATCTTAGGGACTTTTGTGATTAACTTCGCAGGAACGGGAATGATAGGCTTTATGAACTCTACAAGCTCTGTGCTTACAACAAGCTATTTATCAAAGCCAAATGTCCTAAGTGAAATCAATCAGAAATTTTCAGATATGGAGGGTAAGCTTCAAAGTGAAGTTGACCATGTGAAAGAAAATTATCCCGGATATGATGAATATATCTTAAATAATACAGAATACATCGGTCATAATGTCCATGAGCTTTTATCCTACATTACATCAAGGTGCGGAGAGGTAAAGAGTGTATCGGAAGTAGAATCCATATTAAAAGAATTATTTGAGTCCATGTATGACCTTGAGTATAGGGAAGAAATTGAAATCAGATACAGGACGGTTACAAAAACCTATACCGATGAAGATGGCAATGAATATACCGAAAGCCACGAAGAACCTTATGAGTATAAAAAACTCATCGTAACGCTTCATAAAAAAGAGATGGACAGCATTATCCGAAAGGTCTTTGCAAACTATCCCGATAATCTAAAGCACTATGAAGCCTTGTTCCTTGCACAAGGCAATATGGGAGAAGCCTTTGGTAATTCTGACCTTATCAGTGCAAATGGAGGTATCGGCGGTGGAAAAGAGTATGAGGCATCTACGGAAGTACAAAAGAAGATTGTTAATGCTGCATACATTACGCCATCTCCGGGTGCAGGCTGGTGTGCCATGTGGGTATCACAGGTCTATCAAAATGCAGGACTTGGATATATAGGTGGGAATGCCTGTGATATGTACCGAAACTATACCTTTACATCAGACAGGTCAAAGCTAAAAGTGGGAATGCTTGTGGCAGTTGAAAGCAGCAGTAGCGGAAGCAGTGCAGGGCTTACCTATGGTCATGTAGGTATTTACATCGGAGATGGAAAAGTGATTGATAACATCGGTCGAATAAGAGTAACTACCTTAGATGATTGGATAGCAACATTTTGTAAGCACCATCCCGTAGGATTCGGTTTTCCGCCAAATGTAAAGAAATAG